From the genome of Leptospiraceae bacterium, one region includes:
- a CDS encoding response regulator transcription factor, with translation MNVVIVDDHPSSNAGLRIYLEREGFTVWDFSSPQELLSEKDLNIYELFIIDIVLSDINGLELTKMLKMKGLKGKIVIYTAFSKLNYKMEAFECGVDGFLSKSLSMELFLQEILKILSGKTKFKKEFLNENRVPSVPKLSNAQKSIINCIHRGLSRNQIAEELKISVKTYDYHIINLKKVFGVQTTSELREKIYSSYL, from the coding sequence ATGAATGTGGTTATTGTGGACGATCATCCTTCCAGTAATGCCGGACTTAGAATCTATTTAGAAAGGGAAGGCTTCACTGTATGGGATTTTTCAAGCCCTCAGGAACTGTTATCAGAGAAGGATTTAAACATTTATGAGCTTTTTATTATAGATATAGTTCTGTCCGATATAAATGGTCTTGAACTGACGAAAATGTTGAAAATGAAAGGACTTAAGGGGAAGATTGTTATATATACTGCATTTTCCAAATTGAACTATAAGATGGAAGCTTTTGAATGTGGTGTGGATGGCTTTTTGTCTAAATCCTTAAGCATGGAACTGTTTCTTCAGGAAATATTGAAGATTCTTTCAGGAAAAACAAAATTCAAAAAAGAATTCCTGAATGAAAATAGGGTTCCATCCGTACCCAAACTGAGTAACGCGCAAAAAAGTATCATTAACTGCATTCATCGTGGTTTGTCCAGAAATCAGATCGCTGAAGAATTAAAAATATCAGTAAAGACCTATGATTATCATATTATCAATTTAAAAAAAGTCTTTGGAGTTCAAACTACTTCTGAATTAAGGGAAAAAATTTATTCTTCGTATTTATAG
- a CDS encoding 4Fe-4S dicluster domain-containing protein, whose product MEIKYLNIENLEPLLHLLKDYGKVFIPAMEFSKSIFKPFDEIGIQGITLKYEPTNLPAKSFVSPPREVIFEYKKNREKTRLSTVCESEKTVIFGMHTCDLHALTTTDTIYSYQYKDINYNKRREELTIIALECMEVCNENSFCRGMNTWKANKGYDLMLVPVEEQFFIVRSGSSRGDEILENPIFENVTNEAIAKWLTANQYKENNFPERLNKTSNEVRIALKDNYNNPLWKELAEKCYSCGSCNIVCPTCHCYAVVENISVDANTAHRERMWDACLRKNFTLETSGHNARDNTEDRLRHRFMKKGMYTLDKFGTLGCVGCGRCISACLTGISILDVFNSVSKRTKTIERTKVHSTEPYCAKIKSIKVLTPLEKVFEIEVYEGFKHKPGQFVEVSIFGVGEVPISISSSPTRKDNHIELCIRTTGTVTQAIHKLKKGNNVWIRGPFGNGFQPELFKNKNLLFIAGGLGYAPLRSFINYALDKKNDYRKVTIFYGTKNPESFLYKEELDALSLRKDIDFELTVDIANSNWRGMVGPVTNLLKGRKFETNQTIVAFCGPPIMYKHVLKYLLELGFPDENIYMSLERRMECGIGMCGHCQFEDQYVCLDGPVFRYSEIKSKEEAI is encoded by the coding sequence ATGGAGATCAAATACCTAAATATTGAAAACTTAGAGCCTTTATTACATTTATTAAAAGACTATGGAAAGGTTTTTATTCCTGCAATGGAATTCTCGAAAAGCATATTTAAACCTTTTGATGAAATTGGAATACAGGGAATAACTTTAAAATACGAACCAACAAATTTACCTGCAAAAAGCTTTGTATCCCCTCCGAGAGAAGTTATCTTTGAATACAAAAAAAATAGAGAAAAAACCCGGCTGAGTACGGTTTGTGAATCAGAAAAAACTGTGATTTTTGGAATGCACACCTGCGATCTACATGCCTTAACTACTACAGATACAATCTATTCCTATCAATACAAAGATATAAATTACAACAAACGAAGAGAAGAATTAACCATTATCGCCCTGGAATGTATGGAGGTCTGTAATGAAAATTCTTTTTGCAGGGGAATGAATACCTGGAAAGCAAACAAAGGCTACGATCTCATGTTAGTACCGGTAGAAGAACAATTTTTTATAGTTCGTTCCGGTTCATCCAGGGGAGATGAAATTTTAGAAAATCCGATATTTGAGAACGTAACAAATGAAGCGATTGCCAAATGGTTAACAGCCAATCAATATAAAGAAAATAATTTTCCGGAAAGATTAAATAAAACTTCCAATGAAGTCCGTATTGCATTGAAAGATAATTATAACAATCCCTTATGGAAGGAACTGGCAGAAAAATGTTATTCATGCGGTTCTTGCAATATTGTTTGTCCTACCTGTCATTGCTATGCTGTAGTAGAAAACATCTCAGTAGATGCAAATACGGCCCATAGAGAACGTATGTGGGATGCCTGTTTAAGAAAAAACTTCACCTTAGAAACCTCGGGTCACAATGCCAGAGATAATACAGAAGATAGACTCAGACATAGATTCATGAAAAAAGGTATGTATACTTTGGACAAATTCGGCACGCTTGGTTGTGTAGGATGCGGTCGTTGTATCAGTGCCTGCCTTACCGGAATTAGTATCTTAGATGTATTCAATAGTGTAAGTAAAAGAACAAAAACCATAGAAAGAACAAAAGTTCATTCTACAGAACCTTACTGTGCTAAAATTAAAAGCATCAAAGTCTTAACTCCTTTAGAAAAAGTTTTTGAAATTGAAGTTTATGAAGGATTTAAGCATAAGCCCGGACAATTTGTGGAAGTTTCCATATTCGGAGTTGGAGAAGTTCCCATATCAATTAGTTCTTCTCCGACAAGAAAGGATAATCATATAGAACTATGTATTCGCACAACTGGAACGGTAACACAGGCCATACATAAGCTAAAAAAAGGAAATAATGTTTGGATAAGGGGACCCTTCGGAAATGGTTTTCAGCCGGAGCTTTTTAAGAATAAAAATTTATTATTTATCGCCGGTGGATTAGGTTATGCACCACTACGTTCTTTCATTAATTATGCCTTAGATAAAAAAAATGATTACCGAAAAGTTACCATTTTTTATGGAACGAAAAATCCGGAATCATTTTTATATAAAGAGGAATTAGATGCTCTGTCTCTACGAAAAGATATAGATTTTGAACTTACAGTTGATATAGCAAACTCAAACTGGCGGGGCATGGTTGGTCCGGTTACGAACCTGTTAAAAGGAAGAAAATTTGAAACGAACCAAACGATAGTTGCCTTTTGTGGACCTCCCATCATGTATAAGCATGTTCTAAAATATCTTTTAGAATTAGGATTCCCGGATGAAAATATCTATATGTCTTTAGAAAGAAGAATGGAATGCGGTATAGGAATGTGCGGACATTGCCAGTTCGAGGATCAATATGTATGCCTTGACGGACCGGTATTTCGATATTCTGAAATTAAATCTAAAGAGGAGGCAATCTAA
- a CDS encoding Ni/Fe hydrogenase subunit alpha has product MNSTNKKDVNINIHHITRVEGHGNLVLDIKQGKIEKLELQVVESPRLFEVMFRGRPYHEVFLIASRICGICSIAHSLASIQAIEKAMDIHISEQTRLLRRLMMNAEFIESHILHVYFLAAPDFFNLGSVVPLASSHPDVVKRALRLKKLGNEICIRLIGRKVHSISMAVKTFLKTPTKLELKSLLEYIEGHKEDLIHTLELLKTLRIPEFSRETEYVASSEENDYPLIGGKIGSSKRSGNSLDPKDYKELIKESCIEHSTSKHVLSDSGNPIQVGALARFNLNQDKLHPWAKQVAEELGLKAPSYNTFLITIAQFIETIHVFEDSILTIQKLLDMNLKQEDISVEPQEGRGVGIVEAPRGLLIHDYTINKKGNVVQANCIIPTGMNYANIEADLHHMVPDILEKPKSEIAKTMEMLVRAYDPCISCSVHYLNVEFKE; this is encoded by the coding sequence TTGAACAGTACGAATAAAAAAGATGTGAATATAAATATACATCATATTACCAGAGTGGAAGGCCATGGAAATTTGGTCTTAGATATAAAACAGGGAAAGATTGAAAAGTTAGAATTACAGGTTGTTGAAAGCCCCAGATTATTTGAAGTTATGTTCAGAGGACGGCCGTATCACGAGGTATTTCTAATAGCTTCACGTATATGCGGAATTTGTTCTATTGCACATTCCTTAGCATCGATCCAGGCTATTGAAAAAGCTATGGATATTCATATAAGCGAACAAACCAGATTGCTCAGACGTTTGATGATGAATGCAGAGTTTATTGAAAGCCATATATTACATGTATATTTTTTAGCAGCACCTGATTTTTTTAACCTTGGAAGTGTAGTACCCTTAGCCTCTTCCCATCCGGATGTAGTAAAACGAGCTTTACGTTTAAAAAAACTGGGAAACGAAATATGTATTCGATTAATCGGAAGAAAAGTACATTCCATCAGTATGGCAGTAAAAACTTTCCTGAAAACTCCTACAAAACTTGAACTGAAAAGTCTCCTGGAATATATTGAAGGACATAAAGAAGATCTGATACATACCTTAGAACTACTAAAAACTCTAAGGATACCGGAGTTTTCAAGGGAAACGGAATATGTTGCATCCTCAGAAGAAAACGACTATCCACTCATTGGAGGAAAAATTGGTTCTTCTAAACGTTCGGGAAATTCGCTTGATCCGAAAGATTATAAGGAACTAATTAAAGAATCCTGTATAGAACATTCTACTTCAAAACATGTACTTTCAGATTCCGGCAATCCCATTCAGGTAGGGGCTCTGGCCCGATTTAATTTGAACCAGGATAAGCTCCATCCCTGGGCCAAACAGGTAGCAGAAGAATTGGGTCTCAAAGCACCAAGTTATAATACCTTCCTGATAACTATAGCACAATTTATTGAAACCATCCATGTTTTTGAAGACTCCATCCTAACAATACAAAAACTTTTAGATATGAATTTAAAACAGGAGGATATAAGTGTAGAGCCACAGGAAGGCCGGGGGGTAGGAATAGTAGAAGCACCGAGGGGGCTATTGATTCACGACTATACAATCAATAAGAAAGGAAACGTAGTTCAGGCAAATTGTATAATTCCAACCGGGATGAATTATGCAAATATTGAAGCTGACTTACATCACATGGTTCCGGACATCTTAGAAAAGCCTAAAAGTGAAATTGCTAAGACAATGGAAATGTTAGTAAGGGCATATGATCCCTGTATTTCTTGCTCCGTTCATTATTTAAACGTAGAATTTAAGGAATAG
- a CDS encoding hydrogenase maturation protease: METIIACFGNPLMQDDGIGNHLYKLLENDDILRKLKIVDMGTSSIDLVSLAEDYEKIVIIDAMIHGKDSGWLSFFELNTKNILIFNKLNPRNGHGISLEHSIQMIHTLYPSKKLYLIGIEPFRISMGLELSEILQNKLKGIHDRILEIIQRIRS, encoded by the coding sequence ATGGAGACGATTATTGCCTGTTTTGGAAATCCCTTAATGCAGGATGATGGGATAGGAAATCATTTGTATAAGTTATTAGAAAATGATGATATTCTTAGAAAATTAAAGATTGTTGATATGGGAACATCCAGTATTGATTTAGTAAGTCTTGCAGAAGATTACGAAAAAATAGTTATTATTGATGCAATGATTCACGGCAAAGACTCGGGTTGGCTGAGTTTTTTTGAGCTCAACACAAAGAATATTCTAATATTCAATAAACTAAATCCACGAAATGGACACGGGATTAGTCTCGAACATTCCATTCAAATGATTCATACATTATATCCTTCGAAAAAGCTCTATCTAATTGGAATCGAACCATTCCGGATAAGCATGGGATTGGAATTATCAGAAATATTACAAAATAAACTTAAAGGCATTCATGATAGAATATTGGAAATAATCCAAAGAATAAGGAGTTAA
- a CDS encoding Crp/Fnr family transcriptional regulator, giving the protein MKANTDLLRHLEFFHEFHIKEVESLSKISTIREVKEGEILFNEDDDLDELSIVIDGKIMIGMTVANKRKIGLETVISGQPLGWSALIPPYTATSFAQVQQSGKLVVFRATELEALFQEERDGNLGYNFLLNLSKHISIRLRTSRYQLIKNLS; this is encoded by the coding sequence ATGAAAGCTAATACTGATTTACTCAGGCATTTAGAATTTTTCCATGAGTTCCATATAAAAGAAGTTGAGTCATTATCAAAAATTTCAACCATCAGGGAGGTAAAGGAAGGAGAAATACTCTTTAATGAAGATGATGACCTGGATGAATTGTCTATCGTTATAGATGGGAAAATAATGATCGGTATGACAGTAGCCAATAAAAGAAAAATTGGACTGGAAACTGTGATAAGCGGTCAACCCCTTGGCTGGTCTGCATTAATTCCTCCTTATACAGCTACATCTTTTGCACAGGTACAACAAAGCGGAAAATTAGTAGTATTTAGAGCGACTGAATTGGAAGCTTTATTCCAGGAAGAAAGAGATGGGAACCTGGGGTATAACTTTTTATTAAACCTCTCAAAGCATATATCTATCCGTTTACGAACCAGCAGATACCAGCTCATTAAGAATTTATCATAA
- a CDS encoding response regulator, which translates to MSSNLPAGINLRTQVPFEVGIVDDSQIIRMMLHRILTMQKFVVAMEAGTGDETLNQLKFSDKKLDILFVDYHMPGMNGIELIKEAKKIRPELRIFMVTSEQDSDVVSQLMKLEIDGYILKPFKTDTIIPRLEAVTKFLAYPPGLNLKKNRSYRAGIVDDSASVRLLLKQILEYYRFDTIMSADNGQKALEMLDRLEKLPEILFVDMEMPVMSGIELVEKLKVTYPSIHIIIITSHTEEEYVRKVIDLKVDGYIVKPLDKKNILTKTDQVTKKMS; encoded by the coding sequence ATGAGCAGTAATTTGCCGGCAGGAATTAATCTCAGGACTCAAGTTCCTTTTGAGGTAGGAATAGTTGACGATTCACAGATAATTCGGATGATGCTTCACCGAATTCTTACCATGCAAAAGTTTGTAGTAGCTATGGAAGCAGGCACCGGTGATGAAACCCTGAACCAATTAAAATTTTCCGATAAGAAGCTGGATATTTTATTTGTAGATTATCACATGCCGGGCATGAATGGGATCGAGTTAATTAAAGAAGCCAAAAAAATAAGACCGGAGCTTAGAATCTTCATGGTTACATCAGAACAGGATTCTGATGTAGTAAGCCAGCTTATGAAATTAGAAATCGATGGATATATCTTAAAACCCTTTAAGACGGATACCATTATTCCGAGACTGGAAGCAGTCACAAAATTTTTAGCTTATCCACCCGGTTTAAATCTGAAGAAAAACCGTTCCTATAGAGCCGGTATTGTCGATGATTCTGCCAGTGTACGTTTGTTATTAAAGCAAATTCTTGAATACTATCGCTTTGATACAATTATGAGTGCCGATAACGGACAGAAAGCTCTGGAGATGCTTGATAGGTTGGAAAAACTTCCTGAGATTCTTTTTGTAGATATGGAAATGCCGGTTATGTCCGGGATTGAGCTGGTTGAAAAGTTAAAAGTAACTTATCCTTCGATTCATATTATTATCATTACCTCCCATACAGAGGAAGAATATGTAAGAAAGGTAATCGATTTAAAAGTCGATGGCTATATTGTAAAACCCCTCGATAAAAAGAATATCCTGACTAAAACCGATCAGGTAACAAAAAAAATGTCCTGA
- a CDS encoding UTP--glucose-1-phosphate uridylyltransferase, whose translation MKQEGLSEELIEDFLEKVDRVRKGETGIVNWEEVQDLIPSEDEISLEDIQAQYKVNPSSLSKLAVIKLNGGLGTSMGLDKAKSLAVVKDELSFLEIIMKQLMYVREKYNIEVPLILMDSFNTQKDCTELINKLGFKQKLPHSFIQNKVPRILQKNFHPIDLEDKKQEWCPPGHGDIYLSLKQSGILQMLLDSGYEYAFLSNGDNLGATIEPHILEYLLDKKLEFVMEMTPKTLADKKGGAIYRKVVNGNYLGLELLETAQVPADHEHEFSGMGKFRTFSTNNLWIHLPSLKKRLEEGRMKLSLIVNPKNIEGMDVYQLETAMGSAIGNFSKTKGIIIPRTRFAPVKKCEDILIRRSDSYILQEDYSLIMNPKRQKKGMEENLVTLDEKFYKKISDFEKRFIHYPSLIDSISFTVEGEFIFDSPIILKGNVTFQNKSSQPIRISSLDKKEFIDETVSIT comes from the coding sequence ATGAAGCAGGAAGGTTTAAGTGAAGAATTAATCGAAGACTTTTTAGAAAAAGTAGACCGGGTGAGAAAAGGCGAAACGGGTATTGTCAATTGGGAGGAAGTGCAGGATCTGATTCCCTCTGAAGACGAAATCAGTCTTGAAGACATTCAGGCACAATACAAAGTAAATCCTTCTTCACTTTCAAAGTTAGCAGTTATCAAGCTAAATGGAGGTTTAGGTACTTCCATGGGTCTGGATAAGGCCAAATCACTGGCTGTAGTAAAAGATGAACTTTCCTTTCTGGAAATCATCATGAAACAATTAATGTACGTTCGAGAAAAATATAATATAGAAGTTCCGCTTATCCTGATGGATAGTTTTAATACACAAAAAGATTGTACAGAACTTATAAACAAGCTGGGCTTCAAACAAAAATTACCTCATAGTTTTATCCAGAATAAGGTTCCGAGAATACTACAAAAAAATTTTCATCCTATAGATTTAGAAGATAAGAAGCAGGAATGGTGCCCTCCCGGTCATGGAGACATCTATCTTTCCTTAAAACAAAGCGGAATCTTGCAGATGTTACTCGATTCCGGTTATGAATATGCCTTTCTTTCCAATGGAGATAATCTGGGTGCAACTATTGAGCCCCATATATTGGAATATCTGCTGGATAAAAAATTAGAGTTCGTAATGGAAATGACTCCCAAGACCCTGGCTGATAAGAAAGGTGGTGCGATTTATCGAAAAGTGGTAAATGGAAACTATCTCGGACTGGAACTATTAGAAACGGCGCAGGTTCCAGCGGATCACGAACATGAGTTTTCCGGCATGGGTAAATTCAGAACTTTCTCTACAAATAATCTCTGGATACATCTTCCCTCTTTAAAGAAACGTCTGGAAGAAGGCAGGATGAAACTCTCTCTCATTGTAAACCCCAAAAACATAGAAGGTATGGATGTATACCAGTTAGAAACCGCTATGGGTTCTGCTATCGGAAACTTTAGTAAAACCAAGGGTATTATCATACCCCGCACACGTTTTGCTCCGGTTAAGAAATGCGAAGACATTTTAATCCGTCGTTCCGACTCCTATATTCTACAGGAAGATTATTCTTTGATTATGAATCCAAAACGCCAGAAGAAAGGTATGGAAGAAAACCTGGTCACTTTAGATGAGAAGTTTTACAAAAAGATTTCCGATTTTGAAAAACGATTCATCCATTATCCTTCTCTTATAGACTCAATTTCCTTTACGGTCGAAGGTGAGTTTATCTTTGACAGCCCAATTATACTCAAAGGAAATGTTACCTTTCAGAATAAGAGTTCACAACCTATAAGAATTTCCTCTCTGGACAAAAAGGAATTTATAGATGAAACGGTTAGTATAACCTAA
- a CDS encoding ADP-ribosylglycohydrolase family protein yields the protein MKDINSNIVRAGLLGLAVGDALGVPLEFKHRDYFIEHEVKDMLGYGTHHQPPGTWSDDSSLSFCLAESLCGGYHLKEIANKFILWLEKGYWTAYGTVFDIGISTSAALHRYKENGDPYHCGAYLESENGNGSLMRILPLCFYLHGKNIKEDEKFSLISEISGITHTHIRSVICCYIYIDFCLFLLEGKTLQEAYLSVCKLKEKYRAIVDEKEWKVLHKILSGDIETIASEKIQSEGYVVYTLEAALYCLLTTGSYKEAVLKAVNLGYDTDTTACVVGGPAGLYYGLENIPESWRAQLARKEDIEELADSLHRACYEMKV from the coding sequence ATGAAAGATATAAATTCAAATATTGTTCGAGCCGGACTTCTGGGCCTGGCCGTAGGAGATGCCCTCGGAGTGCCGCTTGAGTTCAAACACAGAGACTATTTTATCGAGCATGAAGTCAAAGATATGCTCGGATATGGCACCCATCACCAGCCTCCCGGCACCTGGTCGGATGATAGTTCTCTTAGCTTCTGTCTGGCGGAGAGCCTATGCGGTGGCTATCATTTGAAAGAGATTGCCAACAAATTTATACTCTGGTTGGAGAAGGGGTATTGGACTGCATATGGAACTGTATTTGATATAGGTATCAGCACTTCGGCTGCTCTTCATCGGTATAAAGAAAATGGAGACCCGTATCATTGTGGGGCTTACCTGGAAAGTGAAAACGGCAATGGTTCTTTGATGCGTATCTTACCTCTTTGCTTTTATCTTCATGGAAAAAACATAAAGGAAGATGAGAAATTTAGCTTGATTTCTGAAATTTCAGGAATTACCCATACCCATATTCGTTCTGTTATATGTTGTTATATTTATATAGATTTCTGCTTATTCCTCTTAGAAGGGAAAACTTTACAGGAAGCCTATCTGTCCGTTTGTAAGCTAAAGGAAAAGTATAGGGCTATAGTTGATGAGAAGGAATGGAAAGTTTTACATAAAATCTTATCCGGGGATATAGAAACTATAGCTTCAGAAAAAATACAATCAGAAGGTTATGTAGTTTATACTTTAGAAGCAGCCCTGTATTGTCTTTTAACAACAGGTTCCTATAAAGAAGCTGTATTAAAAGCAGTAAATCTCGGATATGATACCGATACCACTGCCTGTGTAGTAGGAGGTCCGGCAGGTCTGTACTATGGTTTGGAGAATATTCCCGAAAGCTGGAGAGCTCAACTTGCCAGAAAAGAAGATATAGAAGAATTAGCAGACTCCCTGCATAGAGCCTGCTATGAAATGAAAGTATAA
- a CDS encoding bacteriohemerythrin, which yields MYPEKAGETLSTDLSIYSVFFWIFLSLILFLIFYVYKFRKSYLQTISSLEKSNKKLTKINQFYESFVPSEMLYFLGSSQIVDISLGNQIKKEMTVFFSDIRSFTSLSERNPPEEVLKFLNAYFERMNAILYKYHGIIDKYIGDAILAVFPGTVDDAISCAIEMQKDIQNQPFVINGKEFKISIGIGIHFGDVLLGVVGGGKLLQTTVISDVVNTASRLESLTKEYGASIIISEDILHNIEEPQNFNIRFLDYANIRGKEDTTFICEVYSADYEEQIRLKNETKELFDNGVMIFQSGEYEKSWEKFLEVLKENPSDKAAVYYLNKTANLLVDGMVLKQFHENDLVKWDQDWSTGIDVIDSQHKSLFEILNNLARAQKYGREMEVLSRIFNNLKIYVYTHFTLEEELMLKVNYPDFDNHKLSHLIFIGKVLDAEKDLKTGDKEAPKRVISFLSDWLISHIKHSDKEGYVPYVLEEYEKSRLEV from the coding sequence TTGTATCCTGAAAAGGCAGGAGAAACATTATCTACTGATCTTAGCATATATTCTGTGTTCTTTTGGATTTTTCTTAGTTTAATTTTGTTTCTTATTTTTTATGTTTATAAATTTAGAAAATCCTATCTCCAAACTATTTCTTCCCTGGAGAAATCCAATAAAAAACTTACTAAAATAAATCAATTCTATGAGAGCTTTGTTCCTTCCGAGATGCTGTATTTTCTGGGTTCCAGCCAGATTGTTGACATTTCTCTTGGTAATCAAATAAAAAAAGAGATGACCGTATTCTTCTCGGACATTCGCTCTTTTACCTCTCTTTCCGAAAGGAATCCACCGGAAGAAGTATTAAAATTCCTGAATGCTTATTTTGAAAGAATGAATGCCATTCTTTATAAGTATCACGGGATTATTGATAAGTACATAGGCGATGCCATTCTGGCTGTTTTTCCCGGAACCGTGGACGATGCCATATCCTGTGCAATTGAAATGCAAAAGGATATTCAAAACCAACCCTTTGTCATCAATGGAAAAGAATTTAAAATATCGATAGGAATCGGGATTCATTTTGGAGATGTGCTCTTAGGAGTAGTAGGGGGCGGAAAACTATTACAGACAACCGTCATATCGGATGTGGTGAATACCGCTTCGAGATTGGAAAGTCTTACGAAGGAATATGGAGCTTCTATTATTATAAGTGAAGATATTTTACATAATATAGAAGAACCGCAAAACTTTAATATTCGATTTTTAGACTATGCAAATATACGGGGTAAGGAAGATACTACTTTTATTTGCGAGGTTTACAGTGCAGATTATGAGGAACAGATTCGCTTAAAAAATGAGACCAAAGAATTATTTGATAATGGAGTAATGATTTTTCAAAGTGGTGAATATGAGAAATCCTGGGAAAAGTTTTTAGAAGTTTTAAAAGAAAATCCGAGTGATAAGGCTGCTGTTTATTACTTAAATAAAACAGCCAATCTCTTAGTCGACGGCATGGTCTTGAAGCAGTTTCATGAAAATGATTTAGTGAAATGGGATCAGGACTGGTCTACCGGCATTGATGTAATTGATTCCCAGCATAAGTCTCTTTTTGAAATACTGAATAATCTTGCCAGGGCCCAGAAATACGGAAGGGAAATGGAAGTTCTATCGAGGATTTTTAATAATCTCAAGATCTATGTATATACCCATTTTACCCTCGAAGAAGAATTAATGTTGAAAGTAAATTATCCGGATTTTGATAATCATAAATTATCTCATCTCATTTTTATTGGAAAAGTGTTGGATGCAGAAAAAGACCTGAAGACGGGAGATAAAGAAGCTCCCAAAAGAGTTATTTCTTTTCTATCTGATTGGCTTATTTCTCATATAAAACACTCGGATAAGGAAGGTTATGTTCCTTATGTTCTGGAAGAATACGAAAAAAGTAGATTAGAGGTATAA
- a CDS encoding pirin family protein — protein sequence MQEREITKIVTAHRQIEGGGFVVRRPFPTIELDNYDPFLLLDEMGPVDYPPGKAVGAPDHPHRGFETVTYLLEGEMVHEDSFGHKGFLRPGAVQWMTAGSGLIHSELPSEKMLQEGGLMHGFQLWLNLPAKDKMRKPRYQELEPSQIPEVYFEKEKCRIRVIAGEVPGAKAGIETCIPIEYYDISIEEGGEYSFPLSETSHVFLYVFFGSLIAGKNRIRLQDGQLGIPIRGDGLRIEGSKGGGRCLLIAGEPIREPVARYGPFVMNTREEIMQAFSDYEQGKMGKIHR from the coding sequence ATGCAAGAAAGAGAAATAACTAAGATTGTAACAGCTCACAGACAAATCGAGGGAGGAGGCTTTGTTGTTAGAAGACCTTTTCCTACAATAGAATTGGATAATTATGATCCCTTTTTACTTCTGGATGAAATGGGACCCGTAGACTATCCACCAGGGAAAGCGGTGGGAGCACCCGATCATCCACACAGAGGTTTTGAAACCGTTACCTACTTACTCGAAGGAGAAATGGTGCATGAAGATTCTTTCGGTCACAAAGGTTTTCTGCGTCCGGGTGCTGTGCAATGGATGACAGCAGGGAGTGGTCTCATTCATTCCGAGCTTCCCTCAGAAAAAATGTTACAAGAAGGTGGGCTTATGCACGGTTTTCAGCTCTGGCTCAATCTTCCGGCAAAAGATAAAATGCGCAAACCCCGTTACCAGGAACTGGAACCCTCGCAAATCCCGGAAGTATACTTTGAAAAAGAAAAATGCAGGATCCGGGTAATTGCCGGAGAAGTTCCGGGTGCCAAAGCCGGTATTGAAACCTGTATTCCTATTGAATATTATGATATATCTATAGAGGAAGGGGGGGAGTATAGCTTTCCTTTATCCGAAACTTCCCATGTATTTCTGTATGTGTTTTTTGGTAGTCTTATCGCAGGAAAGAATCGAATTCGTTTACAGGACGGACAACTCGGAATTCCTATCAGGGGAGATGGACTTCGAATCGAAGGATCTAAAGGAGGAGGACGCTGCCTTTTGATTGCCGGAGAGCCGATTCGTGAACCCGTAGCCCGATATGGACCCTTTGTCATGAATACAAGAGAAGAGATTATGCAGGCCTTTTCGGACTACGAGCAGGGGAAGATGGGAAAAATTCATCGATAA
- a CDS encoding DUF1566 domain-containing protein, translated as MKSLFNFCMKATHRWVAFKRWVAFTGLLFTTSVLSYGNYTDNNDGSITDNITGLIWQKCSMGQSGTDCSGDAATAATWTAAISYCEGLTLSGRSDWRLPNINELESLVDDSIYNPSINTTYFPGTVSSYYWSASTYVCNTNSAWNVGFNNGYVNSSAKANNYYVRCLSGP; from the coding sequence ATGAAATCATTGTTTAATTTTTGCATGAAGGCGACCCACCGGTGGGTCGCCTTCAAACGATGGGTCGCTTTCACGGGGCTCTTATTCACCACATCCGTTTTATCTTATGGGAATTACACCGATAACAATGACGGAAGCATTACCGATAACATTACAGGACTCATCTGGCAGAAGTGCAGCATGGGACAGAGCGGAACCGATTGCAGCGGTGATGCTGCGACCGCAGCCACCTGGACAGCTGCGATTTCTTACTGTGAAGGCTTGACTCTAAGTGGACGAAGTGATTGGCGTTTGCCCAACATCAACGAACTCGAAAGCCTCGTAGATGATAGTATCTATAATCCGAGTATTAATACCACATATTTTCCGGGCACAGTTTCTTCCTATTATTGGTCGGCTTCTACCTATGTCTGCAATACTAACAGTGCGTGGAACGTCGGTTTCAACAATGGGTACGTGAACTCCTCCGCTAAGGCAAATAACTACTATGTTCGTTGTTTGTCCGGACCGTGA